A section of the Labrus mixtus chromosome 15, fLabMix1.1, whole genome shotgun sequence genome encodes:
- the gdap1l1 gene encoding ganglioside-induced differentiation-associated protein 1-like 1 gives MASSNNVTPTNCSWWPISAMDEDGKITDGEECEEPTTEPTKPFNKDRLVLYHWTQSFTSQKVRLVINEKGLVCEERDVSLPLQEHKEPWFMRLNLGEEVPVFLHGETIISDYNQIIDYLEKTFVGETVSQLVPDAESPVHEHVQQYRQLLDGLPMDAYTHGCILHPELTTDSMIPKYATAEIRRHLANAATELMKLDHEEPQLTEPYLSKQKKLMAKILDHDNVNYLKKILGELAMVLDQVEAELEKRKLEYQGQKCELWLCAPEFTLADVCLGALLHRLKFLGLSKKYWEDGSRPNLQSFFVRVQKRYAFRKVLGDIHTTLLSAVLPNAFRMVKKKPPSFFGASFLMGSLGGMGYFAYWFLKKKYM, from the exons ATGGCGTCTTCCAACAATGTTACCCCCACCAACTGTAGCTGGTGGCCCATCTCAGCCATGGATGAAGACGGCAAAATCACAGACGGGGAGGAGTGCGAAGAACCGACGACGGAGCCCACCAAACCCTTCAATAAAGACAGGCTGGTTTTGTACCACTGGACGCAATCGTTCACCTCCCAAAAG GTACGCCTTGTCATAAACGAGAAGGGTCTGGTCTGCGAGGAGAGGGATGTGAGCTTGCCCCTGCAGGAGCACAAGGAGCCCTGGTTCATGAGGCTGAACCTGGGAGAGGAGGTTCCCGTCTTCCTCCACGGGGAGACCATCATCAGTGACTACAACCAGATTATAGACTATCTGGAGAAAACCTTTGTGGGAG aaacTGTGTCTCAGCTGGTTCCTGATGCAGAATCACCTGTCCACGAGCACGTGCAGCAGTACCGTCAACTACTTGACGGTCTGCCCATGGACGCTTACACACACGGCTGCATCCTCCATCCAGAGCTCACCACTGACTCCATGATCCCAAAGTACGCCACCGCAGAAATACGGA gacaCCTTGCCAATGCTGCGACGGAGTTGATGAAGTTGGACCACGAGGAGCCTCAGCTGACAGAACCGTACCTGTCCAAGCAGAAGAAACTCATG GCAAAAATTTTGGACCACGATAATGTGAATTACCTTAAGAAAATTCTGGGGGAGTTAGCGATGGTACTAGATCAAGTGGAGGCTGaactggagaaaagaaaactaGAGTATCAAG GTCAGAAGTGTGAGTTGTGGCTATGTGCACCTGAATTTACACTAGCGGATGTCTGCCTCGGAGCCTTGTTGCACAGGCTCAAGTTCTTGGGACTTTCTAAGAAATACTGGGAGGACGGAAGCCGACCCAACCTGCAGTCCTTTTTTGTGCGTGTGCAAAAACGCTACGCTTTCCGCAAGGTCTTGGGCGACATCCACACGACGCTCCTGTCGGCAGTCCTACCCAACGCCTTCCGGATGGTAAAAAAGAAGCCACCGTCCTTCTTCGGGGCCTCTTTTCTCATGGGCTCCCTGGGAGGGATGGGCTACTTTGCCtactggtttttaaaaaagaaatacatgtaG
- the jph2 gene encoding junctophilin-2 encodes MSGGRFEFDDGGAYCGGWEGGKAHGHGICTGPKGQGEFSGSWNYGFEVVGVYTWPSGNTYEGYWSQGKRHGLGLETKGHWIYKGEWTHGFKGRYGVRISVGSGAKYEGTWNNGLQDGYGTETYADGGTFQGQFTGGMRHGYGVRQSVPYGMAAVVRSPLRTSLTSLRSEHSNGTVLQQDIPVITTTNASGEETPVSTPTQLGPSRGGFALTLQVDPEAVKPKKKGLFRRGSLLGKLRKSESSTSLSSQKSKLSFLRTESALSSNASDTNSTISMDESLAGAEDFPPVEADIDATTTEVYMGEWKNDKRSGYGISERSSGLKYEGEWLNNQRHGYGCTTFAEGGKEEGKYLNNMLVKAVKKRMIQLKGTKIKQKVERAVEGAQRAAAIGKQKAEIAASRTTHSKAKSDGAEQAAQASNSESSIARLVAKELSPSFYQPGPEYLKKRVMQEVAEGSENTDIVMHEPLLAEEEPLPTPPDSPFMNELDSLMPGSSPGRTPSPSPGVFSKEDPKLLSPGSWNEDKSSKSGGSKPNSKPNSRPTTPSTSVTAPAAAAPEGGGAPSSRGPSRSSSRQSNKNEQGSDLEIKPLQKFDAEPEAPEVAPPVAPVRNRLIAPDEEEAPRPASRVSSKAVTPEPKTVEVKPERVPSVQERATPVPELKVESREPSRPPSKAETKPFPKRQPSPAPSPSPKPAPTVEPKTLPKQAEAKAIVAKPAPKVDPKAEARLKAMVSSPSSDGTAESLELEGPNTIMICMVILLNIGLAILFVHILS; translated from the exons ATGAGTGGAGGTCGCTTTGAGTTTGACGATGGTGGAGCTTACTGCGGAGGATGGGAGGGGGGCAAAGCCCACGGCCACGGCATCTGCACCGGACCCAAAGGCCAGGGCGAGTTCTCCGGCTCCTGGAACTACGGCTTCGAGGTGGTGGGGGTCTACACCTGGCCCAGCGGGAACACCTACGAGGGGTACTGGTCGCAGGGGAAGCGTCACGGTCTGGGACTAGAGACCAAAGGACACTGGATTTACAAAGGGGAATGGACTCACGGCTTCAAAGGAAGGTACGGGGTCCGGATCAGTGTTGGAAGCGGAGCAAAGTATGAAGGCACGTGGAATAATGGGCTTCAGGATGGATACGGAACAGAAACTTATGCTGATGGAG GAACTTTCCAGGGTCAGTTCACTGGTGGGATGCGACACGGGTACGGTGTCCGTCAGAGTGTCCCTTATGGCATGGCGGCAGTCGTCCGCTCCCCTCTTCGTACATCCTTGACCTCCCTTCGCAGCGAGCACAGCAATGGCACCGTTCTGCAGCAAGACATCcccgtcatcaccaccaccaaTGCCTCGGGTGAGGAGACACCCGTCTCCACACCTACCCAGCTGGGACCGTCCCGCGGCGGCTTCGCCCTCACTCTGCAGGTGGATCCAGAGGCTGTGAAACCAAAGAAGAAGGGCCTGTTTCGCAGAGGCTCCCTGCTGGGTAAACTAAGAAAATCTGAATCAAGTACGTCACTGTCCAGCCAGAAGAGCAAGCTCAGCTTCCTGAGGACGGAATCGGCTCTCAGCTCCAACGCCAGCGACACCAACTCCACCATCAGCATGGACGAAAGCCTGGCCGGAGCCGAGGACTTCCCCCCGGTCGAGGCCGACATTGACGCCACCACCACAGAGGTTTACATGGGAGAGTGGAAGAACGACAAACGCTCAGGGTACGGAATAAGCGAGAGGTCCAGCGGGCTGAAGTATGAAGGCGAGTGGCTGAACAACCAGAGACACGGCTACGGCTGCACCACCTTCGCTGAGGGAGGCAAGGAGGAGGGCAAGTACTTGAACAACATGTTGGTGAAGGCCGTGAAGAAGAGGATGATCCAGCTGAAGGGAACCAAGATCAAGCAGAAGGTGGAGCGAGCGGTGGAGGGCGCTCAGAGAGCTGCGGCCATCGGCAAGCAGAAAGCGGAGATCGCTGCTTCCAG GACGACTCATTCAAAGGCCAAGTCAGACGGGGCTGAACAGGCGGCTCAGGCGTCCAACAGCGAGTCCAGCATCGCACGACTCGTCGCCAAAGAACTCTCCCCTTCCTTCTACCAGCCAG GTCCAGAGTACCTGAAGAAGAGAGTGATGCAGGAGGTCGCGGAGGGCAGCGAGAACACAGATATCGTCATGCATGAGCCGCTTCTGGCTGAGGAGGAGCCCCTGCCCACGCCGCCCGATAGCCCCTTCATGAACGAACTGGACAGCCTCATGCCCGGCTCGTCTCCAGGCCGCACCCCCTCCCCCAGCCCCGGCGTCTTCAGCAAGGAAGACCCCAAACTCCTCAGTCCGGGAAGCTGGAACGAAGACAAAAGCAGTAAAAGTGGTGGCAGTAAACCAAACAGCAAGCCGAATAGTCGCCCCACTACTCCTTCAACCTCTGTcactgctcctgctgcagctgctcctgAGGGTGGAGGGGCCCCCAGCAGTCGTGGCCCCTCCCGCTCCTCGAGTCGTCAGAGCAACAAGAACGAGCAGGGGTCCGACCTGGAGATAAAGCCCCTGCAGAAGTTTGACGCCGAGCCAGAAGCTCCAGAAGTCGCTCCTCCCGTCGCCCCCGTAAGGAATCGCCTCATCGCTCCAGATGAAGAAGAAGCCCCCCGCCCCGCGTCCAGAGTGTCCTCCAAAGCGGTCACCCCCGAGCCCAAAACCGTCGAGGTCAAACCTGAACGAGTCCCATCAGTCCAAGAACGAGCGACGCCCGTCCCCGAGCTCAAAGTGGAGTCCAGAGAGCCGAGCAGGCCGCCGAGCAAAGCAGAGACGAAGCCTTTCCCGAAACGACAGCCCAGCCCAGCTCCATCCCCGTCCCCGAAACCTGCGCCCACTGTCGAACCTAAAACACTACCAAAGCAAGCAGAAGCCAAAGCCATTGTTGCCAAACCAGCACCAAAAGTGGATCCCAAAGCCGAAGCCAGACTGAAGGCCATGGTGTCGAGCCCGAGCAGCGACGGGACTGCAGAGTCTTTGGAGCTGGAG GGCCCAAACACCATCATGATCTGCATGGTTATCCTGCTCAACATCGGCCTGGCCATTCTCTTCGTACACATCTTGTCATGA
- the LOC132990090 gene encoding tubulin alpha-1C chain-like, which produces MRECISIHVGQAGVQIGNACWELYCLEHGIQPDGQMPSDKTIGGGDDSFNTFFSETGAGKHVPRAVFVDLEPTVIDEVRSGTYRQLFHPEQLITGKEDAANNYARGHYTIGKEIIDLVLDRIRKLSDQCTGLQGFLVFHSFGGGTGSGFTSLLMERLSVDYGKKSKLEFSIYPAPQVSTAVVEPYNSILTTHTTLEHSDCAFMVDNEAIYDICRRNLDIERPSYTNLNRLISQIVSSITASLRFDGALNVDLTEFQTNLVPYPRIHFPLATYAPVISAEKAYHEQLTVSEITSACFEPANQLVKCDPRHGKYMACCLLYRGDVVPKDVNAAIAAIKTKRSIQFVDWCPTGFKVGINYQPPTVVPGGDLAKVQRAVCMLSNTTAIAEAWARLDHKFDLMYAKRAFVHWYVGEGMEEGEFSEAREDMAALEKDYEEVGADSVGDEDEGEEY; this is translated from the exons ATG CGTGAGTGTATCTCCATCCACGTTGGTCAGGCCGGCGTCCAGATCGGCAATGCCTGCTGGGAGCTTTACTGCCTGGAGCATGGCATCCAGCCGGACGGACAGATGCCCAGTGACAAGACCATCGGAGGAGGAGACGATTCCTTCAACACCTTCTTCAGTGAGACTGGAGCTGGAAAGCACGTCCCCAGAGCTGTTTTTGTGGACCTGGAGCCCACTGTCATCG ATGAGGTGCGCTCTGGTACCTACCGCCAGCTGTTCCACCCTGAGCAGCTGATCACTGGTAAGGAGGATGCTGCCAACAACTACGCCCGTGGACACTACACCATCGGAAAAGAGATCATCGACCTGGTGCTGGACAGGATCCGCAAGCTG tctgaCCAGTGCACCGGTCTTCAGGGCTTCCTGGTCTTCCACAGCTTCGGAGGTGGCACCGGCTCTGGTTTCACCTCCCTGCTGATGGAGCGTTTGTCCGTCGACTACGGCAAGAAGTCCAAGCTGGAGTTCTCCATCTACCCAGCTCCCCAGGTGTCCACCGCTGTGGTGGAGCCCTACAACTCCATCCTGACCACCCACACCACCCTGGAGCACTCTGACTGCGCCTTCATGGTCGACAACGAGGCCATCTACGATATCTGCCGTAGAAACCTCGATATCGAGCGTCCCAGTTACACCAACCTGAACAGGTTGATCAGTCAGATCGTGTCCTCCATCACAGCTTCCCTTCGTTTCGATGGCGCCCTCAATGTTGATCTGACAGAGTTCCAGACCAACTTGGTGCCATATCCCCGTATCCACTTCCCTCTGGCCACATACGCCCCCGTCATCTCTGCGGAGAAGGCGTACCATGAGCAGTTAACGGTGTCAGAAATCACCAGCGCCTGCTTTGAGCCGGCCAATCAGTTGGTGAAATGCGACCCTCGCCACGGCAAATACATGGCCTGCTGCCTTCTGTACCGTGGCGATGTGGTGCCCAAAGATGTGAACGCCGCCATCGCCGCAATCAAAACAAAGCGCTCCATCCAGTTTGTGGACTGGTGCCCCACTGGTTTCAAGGTTGGCATCAACTACCAGCCTCCCACTGTAGTTCCTGGTGGTGACCTGGCCAAGGTCCAGAGGGCTGTGTGCATGCTGAGCAACACCACTGCTATTGCAGAGGCCTGGGCTCGTCTTGACCACAAGTTTGATCTGATGTACGCTAAGCGTGCCTTTGTTCACTGGTATGTAGGTGAGGgtatggaggagggagagttcTCTGAGGCCAGAGAGGACATGGCCGCTCTGGAGAAGGATTACGAGGAGGTGGGAGCCGACAGTGTGGGggatgaagatgaaggagaggaaTATTAA